aaaacatttttaccccaaataggtgaaattagactatTTCCGgctgtatctcacggtacactagtgtgccgcggcacagtggttgaaaaccactgttactggACGCTATCGGTGAAAGCGACACGTACTGTAGCAGAGCTACTTTATTTACTTTTAAACTTAGTGTTAAAATCAAATCCTAGCAGAAACACTGCAACTTGTTTAGTTTTTACAGGACTAACATTAGAGTGTGTGTGTCAGTcagatgattataataataatcatcttCTAATAAATATAACATAATCCGTATTTACAGAGTGGGAGTGCAGAGGGCAAGTTGGATGCCACACTTACAGTACATCATCATCTACCAACATCACACATACAATACCTGATGTCTTCCAGAAGCAGCTGCTTATGCAAAAGAGCTCACTGCAGTGCTGTCATATTTCATTGGCAAACTTTCAAAGAGTTGAGAGGTGTTCTCTGATATGTGTAAGACTAGACCTCTCATGTATCAACACTATTGTTCTACACCaggacaaaaagtgcacttacatCTTATGGCCATTGTTGGGTTTCTTCTTTcttcactcatcttcaatgaatacTCAAGTTGAATATAAAAGAAAGATGATGGTTTATTTTAAGGATGGTTCAGTACAATGCCTCACAGCACCGGGAAACAAAACATCGGTAACTGTGGAAATAGAACACAACTTCATCGCGCTTCTTTCTGTGAGTCTCTCATATTCTCTCGCGCGAAGTGAACCGGAAGAGATCACGTGATGATAACACAGGCGAGCATGCACTACCTTATATAACCTGTTGGAGgcgcaaaacaacaacagcaagcctCTCTCTTGATACACAGAAACAGCATTAATTACAATGAGATCACATTTACTCAACACCCCCCCTTGATCTCATGACCATGAAACAGTGAAACACATtagtttccaaaaaaaataataatttgaatttgTCAATCTTGACTCTTGTAGTAGGTTTGGTTAAGATGTCTGCAACCATGTCTTCTGTAGGACAATAGACCAATGACATTTTCCCTTCAGTGAGTGCCTCACGAATGAAATGATATTTGACATCAATATGTCTGACCTCTGTCTATTAACTGGATTTTTGTTCAGTTCTACTTTCTGTTCAGGAGTGCTTCTAGGTTTGCATTCTGACATGCCAAACCTTTCAAGCATCTTTTGTATGTACATCTTTTGATCCATCTTGAtttcattctgtttctgttcaaaATGAATACCCAGGAAATACGATACCTTGCCCAGATCTTTCATGTTGAATTTGGCTTTCATTATGTTTTTGAATTGCTCAAGTGCTTCTTTGCTACTTGCAGCAATGATCAGGTCCTCCACCCAGATGATGACAATGACTGTttcattttctgtttgttttcggtAGACACAATGATCAGATAGGtttcttttgaaattgttttgCTCTAAATGGTCATTTAGAAGTTTGTACCAATTTCTTCCTGATTGTTTTAGGCCATAGATTGATTTCTTCAACCTAAATACCAGTTTTTCACCTGTGTCCGATGTTTTCTGAAAACCTTCTGGTTGATCTAGGTATATCTCTTCATCAATGGGGGCATGTAAATATGCCGTTTTCACATCCATCTGGTGGACGGTGAGGTCATTTTGAACAGCTATTTGCATCAATGCACGCACAGAAGTAATGTCTGCAGTTGGTGCAAATGTTTCTTGATAATCTATACCTTCAGTTTGACTGTATCCTTTGGCAACATATCTAGCTTTGAAAAGCTGTCCTTTCTCTGTGTTTTCTTTGAGGGCATAAACCCACTTTCCGCCTATTGCATTTTTCCCTTTTGGTAATGTTGTTAGTTCAAATGTGTCATTTTCTTTGAGAGATGCCAATTCGTCTTTCATGGCTTTTTCCCAGCTGGCTGCCTCTGATGACATCAGGGTGTCTTTATACGTCTGTGGGACTCCACACACTGCCCTGCAACAGTGATcaataatgtcatggctttcaTTGGTATCATCAATATTTGTTACATATTCCTCTAAGTATTTTGGAGGAACAATTCTCCCTCTCTTTGGGTAACGACCTCTTTGTTCTATCCTAGTCTCTATGTTAGTTGTGGCATCATCTAACACCACCTCTTCCTCTACTTCCAGAGTTTGTGTTTGGTTATCAACATCGTTTTGAGCTACAGTTTGATTTTCGATGCTCACTGATTTTTCTGACACAGTGTCAGGTAGTTTGGTTTCATTGCTTTCGCAATCTGGGATGTCCAAGTCATATGCAtttgtttgtgtgtctttttCTGCAGTGTTCTTTTTGGTGAATTTTACCAGTCTGTGTTTTGACACTTTTCTTGACTGTGGATCATAGACCAAGTATGCTGGACTAATTTTACTATAGCCCACAAATACTCCTTTCTCACACCTTGGTTCAGGTTTCTTGTGAGTGTGAGTGTATGCGTAACACTCCGAGCCAAACACccacatttttgaaatgttgggCTTCTTTCCAGTTAGCATGAAATATGGTGTGTTCTTTGTTCTGTCATTGTAACATCTGTTCCGAATATGGGCGGCACTTTGAACAGCATAAGGCCATAATGTTTTTGGTAACTCTTTTTCTAGTAGCATACACTTTGCCATTTCAAACAGTGTTCGCCACTGTCTTTCAGCTGTACCGTTTTGATGAGGAGAATAAGGTGACGAAGTTTCATGTCTGATACTTTTCTCTCTCAAAAGTGTTTGAAAATTGTTTCCAGTGAACTCAGTTCCATTATCTGAGCGTATACATTTTACGTTGCCATATGGGGAAACGTCTGCAATGAACTTCTCTGTCGCAAGGGTAGTTTCACTCTTATTCTTCAAGAAGTAAACAAATACTGCCCCTGAATAATCATCAGTAAATGAGACTGAATATTTATGCCCATCTAATCCAATGGGGTCAATGGGGCCGGCCAGGTCAGTGTGCACCAGCTCTAGGGGTGCACTAGCTTTGACATCAGGTAATTTGTTCCTAGTGTTAGTGAATTTTCCTTGTGTACAAATGTCACATTCTATCTTTGTATCTCCTGTAACTGTCATGCCTGTCACAACATTTTGAAGCTTCAACACATCATTCACATTGCAGTGCCCCAAGATCTCGTGCCATGTTTTCACATCACAACATAGATTCACTTTGTCTTTTGACATCATGTCATGCACAGAGTCATCGTATGGTTTTTGATGGTTTACCGTTTTGAGGTAGTACAGTCTCTCGTGTACTTCTAACTTGAAGGTGTTTCCTTCTTTCGTGATGAGCCGGTTTTGTCCTTCTTCGAAGATCACTTGAGCTCCATCAGTCGTGGCTGCTTTCACCGACATGAAGTCTTGTGGGTAGATTGGGATGAACAAGGCATTCTTCAGTGTGACGGGGACACTTTTCCCTTCCGTGTTGCGTAGAAGAACCACTGCATCGCCTCTCTTCAGAGCCACGTTGTTCTTCCTTGTTCCATCGGCCAACTCCATGTAGTGTTTGTTTGGGTTAAAAGTCTCATCAAATCGTGTAAATTTGCTCTTCTCAGTGATTATATGTGACGTCGCCCCACAGTCCACCATCAGTCCATTTTGTTTGATGCCGTCTGGAAGCACCAAATGACTGGCTTGGAACACAAAGGAGGTTCCACTTTCCTTTGAATCTTCTTCTTTCTCCATAGTTTGTTTAGCAGAGTCAGGCTTGGTTTTTCTTCTGCACGTCTCGTCTGTATGTGTTGTGCTTCTGTGGTAGTTGCaccactttagtgttgttttgtggGGACAATTTCTCGCAAAATGTCCACGATTCCCACATCCATAACAGGTTGCTGACGCTATGTCCACTTTCATTACGTTGTCTGAATTTGGTTTGTGTTCAAATTTCTCTGTCTCTTCGTAGCTTCGTAGTTTGCTCTtaaactccacaaaagtcacttcATCGTTGCTCTGTGTCATGTGAATGACGAATGGTTTGTATGGTTCCGGTAGGCCCCGCAGAACCATAGCAATACTCAACTCATCGCTTATTACTTGCTTTGTATTTCTTAAAGAAGTCACAATCTTTTCGGCTCTAATGATGTAGTCTGTAATAGTTTCTTCGGAGTTTTTCTTCAGGGAACACAATTCGTTGTACAGGGAAATAATTCTTGGCTTACCATCACTGGCATAATGTCGCCGTAAAATTTGTAGTGCTTTGCGACCATCGTCAGCAGCGTCTCTCATCACCAACGACAGACTTTTGTCGTCGAGGAACTGGATTAGCTCTGCAAAACATTCTGCATTCTTCTCTGGGTCCACTTCACCAGAGGAAAGTATTGTGTCCTTTAAACCTTCAAGTCTCATGCGACCAAGAAATTTTACTTCCCAAAGTTTGTAGTTGTCCTCGTCTCCATCGAAGACCAGGCGCTGCCATCTTCCTCCCGTTGCATGTCTGGGCCCATAACCTGTTGGGTTTCTTCTTTcttcactcatcttcaatgaatacTCAAGTTGAATATAAAAGAAAGATGATGGTTTATTTTAAGGATGGTTCAGTACAATGCCTCACAGCACCGGGAAACAAAACATCGGTAACTGTGGAAAATAGAACACAACTTCATCGCGCTTCTTTCTGTGAGTCTCTCATATTCTCTCGCGCGAAGTGAACCGGAAGAGATCACGTGATGATAACACACGCGAGCCTGCACTACCGTATTTAACCTGTTGGAGgcgcaaaacaacaacagcaagcctCTCTCTTGATACAAAGAAACAGCATTAATTACAATGAGATCACATTTACTCAACAGCCATCATGTGCCATCTTGcacaattatttgtatttatttatgtttttagtttctgccatattactttgtgctttcatatgcacatttaaATTCCACTGGAGTTAAATGTGACGTTATCTACAATAATGTTTCTTCTACTAAGTACATACTTTTCaatgtgttatttaaaaaaaaaaaacgtgttaaaaaaaaagtactttaagaACATTTGCAGCAAATTTGAAAAATACCACGATAAAAATGATAACCGGGAAAATAATTGTTCATTCCGCGACATCCCTAGTGTCTATGTTTGTGtgggtttatatgtatgtatgtatgtatgtacagtcgtgatcaaaagtttgcatacacttgtaaagaacataatgtcatggctgtctttagtttccaataatttctacaactcttattttttttgtgatagagtgactggagcacatacttgttggttccaaaaaacattcatgaagtttgcttcttttatgaatttattatgggtctactgtacatgtgagcaaatgtgctgggtcaaaagtgtacatacagcaatgttaatatttgcttacatgtcctttggcaagtttcactgcaataaggcgcttttggtagccacccacaagcttctgcttgaatttttgaccactcctcttgacaaaattggtgcagttcagctaaatttgttgtttttttgacatggacttgtttcttcagcattgtccacacgtttaattcaggactgtcacaccactgcctctacacctggctgttatctaccgccccccagggccatattcggactttatcaatgaattctcagagttcgttgctgatctagtgacacacgccgataatataatcataatgggggactttaatatccatatgaataccccgcaacggtaatacgataaacctagtgcttgtcaggggcatcaccgtttccaaagttacgatactcccgtatactaaagtattgtccgatcattaccttataaaattcgaggttcagacgcatgttcgtcaaactaataataataataactgctatagcagccgcaacattaatacagccacaacgacaactcttgctgacctactgccctcggtaatgggaccattcccaaagtatgtgggctctattgataagctcactaacaactttaacgacgccctgcgcgaaaccattgataacatagcaccgctaaagttaaaaaaggctccaaaaaagcgcaccccgtggtttacagaagaaactagagctcagaaattattatgtagaaagctggaacgcaaatggcgcacgactaaacttgaggtgcaccatcaagcatggagtgatggtttaataacttataaacgcatgcttaccttagctaaagctcaaatctcatccaccgtaataaaaacgatcctaaatttttgtttagtacggtagcatcgctaacccaacaagggactccttccagtagctccacccactcagctgatgactttatgcaattctttagtaagaaaattgaagtcattagaaaggagattaaagacaatgcgtcccagctacaacggggttctattaacactgacacgattgtatatacggcggatactgccctccaaaatagtttctctcgttttgaggaaataacattagaggaattgttgcaacgtgtaaatggaataaaacagacaacatgtttacttgaccctcttcctgggaaactgatcaaggagctctttgtattattaggtccatcagtgctaaatattataaacttatcactctcctcgggcactgttcccctagcattcaaaaaagcggttattcatcctcttcttaaaagacctaatctcgatcctgacctcatggtaaattaccgaccggtgtctcaccttccctttatttcaaaaatccttgaaaaaattgttgcggagcagttaaatgaacacttagcgtctaacaatctatgtgaaacctttcaatccggtttcagggcaaatcactccacggagacagccctcgcaaaaatgactaatgatctattgctaacgatggattctgatgcgtcatctatgttgctgctcctcgatcttagcgctgctttcgataccgtcgatcataatattttattagaacgtatcaaaacacgaattggtatgtccgacttagccctgtcttggtttaactcttatcttactgataggatgcagtgtgtctcccataacaatgtgacctcggactacgttaaggtaacgtgtggagttccccagggttcggtccttggccctgcactcttcagcatctacatgctgccgctaggtgacatcatacgcaaatacggtgttagctttcactgttatgctgatgacacccaactctacatgcccctaaagctgaccaacacgccggattgtagtcagctggaggcatgtcttaatgaaattaaacaatggatgtccgctaactttttgcaactcaacgccaaaaaaacggaaatgctgattatcggtcctgctagacaccgaactctatttaataatacaactctaacatttgacaaccaaacaattatacaaggcgacatggtaaagaatctgggtattatcttcgacccaactctctcctttgaggcacacattaaaagcgttactaaaacggccttctttcatctccgtaatatcgctaaaattcgctccattctgtccactaaagacgctgagatcattatccatgcgtttgttacgtctcgcctcgactactgtaacgtattattttcgggtctccccatgtctagcattaaaagattacagttggtacaaaatgcggctgctagactttttacaagaacaagaaagtttgatctcattacgcctgtactgtatatacctttatatacatatatacatacatatatacctatactgtatatacctttatatacatatatacatacatatatacctatactgtatatacctttatatacatatatacatacatatatacctatactggctcacctgcactggcttcctgtgcacttaagatgtgactttaaggttttactacttacgtataaaatactacacggtctagctccatcttatcttgccgattgtattgtaccatatgtcccggcaagaaatctgcgttcaaaggactccggcttattagtgattcccaaagcccaaaaaaagtctgcgggctgtagagctttttcatttcgggctccagtactctggaatgccctcccggtaacagttggagatgccacctcagtagaagcatttaagtctcaccttaaaactcatttgtatactctagcctttaaatagactccctttttagaccagttgatctgccgtttcttttctttttcttctatgtcccactctcccttgtggagggggtccggtccgatccggtggccatgtactgctcgcctgtgtatcggctggggacatctctgcgctgctggtccgcctacgcttgggatggtttcctgctggctccgctgtgaacgggactctcgctgttgtgttggatcctctttggactggactctcgcgactgtgttgtatccattgtggattgaattttcacagtatcatgttagacccgctcgacatccattgctttcctcctctctaaggttctcatagtcatcattgtcaccgacgtcccactgggtcattattgtcaccgacgtcccactgggtgtgagttttccttgcccttatgtgggcctaccgaggatgtcgtggtggtctgtgcagccctttgagacactagtgatttagggctatataagtaaacattgattgattgattgattgactttgggaaggccattctaaaaccttaattaagccattccttcaccacttttgacttttgtttggggtcattgtcctgttggaacacccaaccgtgcccaagacccaacctccgggctgatgattttaagttgtcctgaagaatttggaggtaatccttcttttcattgtccaatttaaagcactagttccattggcagcaaaacaggcccagagtataatactaccaccaccatgcttgacggtgggaatggtgttcgccttttctcctccaaacttaTTGCAgggtattgtgaccaaaaagctccattttagtttcatctgacatggATGAAGTtaagaccttctagaggaaagttctgtgaaaTACCACAAAATAACTTGTAGTGTCTTGTTAATTTatagccaaaaatattttttattttatagatattcTCAAAGCAGAATAATGTCCTTAGGGCCCTCTGACACCCCATAGGGGACCTGTAAGGTCTGGGCCTCTTAAGACATCACTGTTGCTGCTAATCgacctgtttcttctcctttCTATCAAATTTGAAAGCAAAAGTAAGTCCACAAATAACTGAATCGTAAAGCAGAATTGAAAATTAAATCTGAATTGGTAAAATCTTATCAATATGGCTCCTAACATGTGACTGATCAAAGATGGACTCCTCTCGAtcatgtttgtcttcttgtgtcctgcagacgtctgtgaagaacatcttctctctgagcaacagaagtggagcttcaggatgggcaaggaggagccacagcccttccacattaaggaggaagaagAGGCGCCACATACATTGCAAATGCAAAGGAAAGAAAATAACCCACTGAcctcccattttaaagaggaagaggaggaacacagcatcagtcaagaaTGGTTGGAGAAGTTCCACGTggttgtgaag
Above is a window of Nerophis ophidion isolate RoL-2023_Sa unplaced genomic scaffold, RoL_Noph_v1.0 HiC_scaffold_117, whole genome shotgun sequence DNA encoding:
- the LOC133547476 gene encoding uncharacterized protein LOC133547476 — protein: MSEERRNPTGYGPRHATGGRWQRLVFDGDEDNYKLWEVKFLGRMRLEGLKDTILSSGEVDPEKNAECFAELIQFLDDKSLSLVMRDAADDGRKALQILRRHYASDGKPRIISLYNELCSLKKNSEETITDYIIRAEKIVTSLRNTKQVISDELSIAMVLRGLPEPYKPFVIHMTQSNDEVTFVEFKSKLRSYEETEKFEHKPNSDNVMKVDIASATCYGCGNRGHFARNCPHKTTLKWCNYHRSTTHTDETCRRKTKPDSAKQTMEKEEDSKESGTSFVFQASHLVLPDGIKQNGLMVDCGATSHIITEKSKFTRFDETFNPNKHYMELADGTRKNNVALKRGDAVVLLRNTEGKSVPVTLKNALFIPIYPQDFMSVKAATTDGAQVIFEEGQNRLITKEGNTFKLEVHERLYYLKTGSVWSPTDV